From Aedes albopictus strain Foshan chromosome 1, AalbF5, whole genome shotgun sequence, one genomic window encodes:
- the LOC109427500 gene encoding uncharacterized protein C6orf136 homolog, with protein sequence MANCLRSFVTATTTSTRFASIGRIFVTGRSLASSSSSPAAVAEVDPSCGTASGIRPQAHPLRIPLNRFGSLEDTIRNNAAACTQYSSLNSLPPADRLLAVSDENDSIPASSSNSNQPSEEQLHRVYDVLANTLPKLFIQPLDYSIYNPNLIFENNIRGMRTEGLYHYVKQVALLRTVGHLKFAYVTLEILKITKHPEDNTIKVRWRIKGISALKVMFQFWKYKLWKLKEIFAETEAWYDGFSVFHVGPDGLIYKHVADKIMPDDDKVVVPPKNVISPKLALFLGLTAEISPIVGQQC encoded by the exons ATGGCAAACTGCTTGCGAAGCTTcgtgacggcgacgacgacgtcgacccgGTTTGCTTCGATTGGCAGGATTTTCGTCACCGGACGATcacttgcatcatcatcatcatcgccggcTGCCGTTGCGGAGGTTGATCCTTCGTGCGGGACTGCATCCGGGATACGACCCCAGGCTCACCCG ctgcgaataccACTTAACAGGTTTGGTAGTCTGGAGGACACCATTCGAAACAACGCGGCAGCTTGTACGCAATATTCGAGCCTTAATTCTCTACCACCAGCGGATCGATTGCTGGCCGTTTCCGATGAAAAT GACTCAATCCctgccagcagcagcaacagcaaccaaCCATCGGAGGAACAGCTCCACCGAGTGTACGATGTACTGGCCAACACACTGCCGAAGCTGTTCATCCAACCACTGGATTACTCCATCTACAATCCAAACCTTATATTCGAGAACAACATCCGTGGCATGCGAACCGA GGGTTTGTACCACTACGTCAAACAGGTCGCACTACTGCGCACCGTAGGGCATTTAAAGTTCGCCTATGTGACGCTGGAGATCCTCAAAATCACTAAACACCCCGAGGACAACACCATCAAGGTGCGATGGCGGATAAAGGGCATCAGCGCGCTGAAGGTCATGTTTCAGTTTTGGAAGTACAAGCTCTGGAAGCTGAAGGAGATTTTCGCCGAAACGGAAGC CTGGTACGACGGCTTCTCGGTGTTTCACGTTGGGCCCGATGGTCTGATTTATAAGCATGTGGCTGACAAG ATAATGCCCGACGACGACAAGGTGGTGGTTCCCCCGAAGAATGTGATTTCGCCCAAGCTTGCGCTGTTCCTGGGATTGACGGCGGAAATTAGTCCCATCGTGGGACAACAGTGCTAG